GTTGTGCGAGCCCTGATCAACAAGCCCCGCCTGATTTTGGCCGACGAGCCCACTGCCAGCCTGGACCGGGACAATGCAGCGGTGGTTCTTGATCTGCTGCAATCCTTGTGCCGGGAAAACCACAGCAGCCTGATTCTGAGCACTCATGATCCGGCAGTCATGGCCCAATTTCCCCGTATTTACGAAATGCGGCGGACGGAAAGGAGGCTGGCATGATGCATCTGTTGATTGCCTGGCGGAATCTTTGGGCTAAATCGCTTCAGAGCCTGCTGACCGTTGCCGTTGTGACCAGCGCGCTTTGCCTGACCCTGGTTGTCATGCAACTGGCTGCTGGCATTCAAAACGGTTTAGTGCGGGCTACAGAGCCTTTTGACCTGATTGTCGGCAGCAAAGGCAGCCCGAATCAGTTGGTGCTCAATACGGTATTCCTCCAGGACACCCCAATTGGCAATATTGATTATACAATAGTGCAGGAATTGAGAAACAATCCCTTAGTCCGGGCGGCCATTCCCGTCGGCTTCGGCGATAACTACCGGGGCTACCGCATCGTCGGCACGGAACCGGCGGTATTTGCGCACCAGGCTAAACCCGGACAGCCATCCTGGCTGCGAGTGGCCCAAGGACAGATATTTTCCGCTCCTTTTGAGGCTGTAATTGGGGTGAAAACAGCGCGGGAAACAGGTTTGAAAATCGGTGACCAATTCGTGTCGTCTCATGGCATTACCGGCGGCGAGGCCCATGCCGATAAAAAGTTTACCGTGGTCGGAATTCTGCAGCCGGTTCAGGGGCCTTATGATCAGGCTATCCTGGTATCGCTGGAAAGCCTGTGGGATATGCATTCACACCATGACCACGAACAGGAAGCGGCACAGGAGGATGAACATGGGCATGACCACGAACAGGGAAGCGTCGGCGAGGAGGGGGAAACGACGGCTATTCTGGTCAAGCCTCAGGGATACGGTGAGGCCCTGCGCCTTTACCAGCAGTTCCAGAAGGACAGCCGGGCCCAAATCGTTTTTCCCTCTCAGGTGGTGGTCCAGCTGTTTTCGGCCCTGGGTGAGGCTGAAAAAGTTTTGTCTGTGATCGGTTACGCCGTTATGGCCATGACGTTGCTGATCGTCGTCTTTTCCCTTTATTGGTCCGCCCTCAGCCGCAGCCGGGACCGGGCTGTTTTGCGGGCCTTGGGCGCGGGGCGGCGGGATTTGTTCGGTATCATTCTGGCAGAGGGAGTCATCCTGATGCTGGGCGGCATCCTGCCGGGAAGCATTGCCGGCTATGCCTTGTTTAACGCTATTGCCGGCGCTTTGCAGCAAAAGACGGCCATTGTCATGGCCAGTTCCTTTGGCGCCGTCGAGGTTTATACGATAGGGGCCGTATTGCTGGCGGGAATTCTGGCCAGCCTGGCGCCGGCCCTGCACAACGCCAGAACAAGCGTGGCGCCTCATCTATAATCATAAATCGGAAAAAGCCGTAAGTGTAACACTTACGGCCTTTATCACTCCTTGCGGTATTTTATCATATCCCCGGCAGGAACCAGAGAATACAACGGGGAATAAACGGGATAATACCGCTATATCCAGTATATAAATGGAGAGTGTTTATGAGGTATGAAACTCCATGTGACATTCCTGCCAGCTGAAGTCAGCGGCATGGATTTATCTGACACAGTGTGCATCGTGCTGGATATCTTCCGGGCAACCAGCAGCATTGTCACGGCAGCAGCCAATGGCTGCCAGTCGGTCCTGCCGGTTTTATCGGCCGAAGAGGCGCAGGATTTGGCCCGGCAGACCAAATCCTGCCTGCTGGCCGGTGAGAGGAAGTCGGTCAGGATAGAAGGGTTCGATTTGGGCAATTCACC
The DNA window shown above is from Acetonema longum DSM 6540 and carries:
- a CDS encoding ABC transporter permease, giving the protein MMHLLIAWRNLWAKSLQSLLTVAVVTSALCLTLVVMQLAAGIQNGLVRATEPFDLIVGSKGSPNQLVLNTVFLQDTPIGNIDYTIVQELRNNPLVRAAIPVGFGDNYRGYRIVGTEPAVFAHQAKPGQPSWLRVAQGQIFSAPFEAVIGVKTARETGLKIGDQFVSSHGITGGEAHADKKFTVVGILQPVQGPYDQAILVSLESLWDMHSHHDHEQEAAQEDEHGHDHEQGSVGEEGETTAILVKPQGYGEALRLYQQFQKDSRAQIVFPSQVVVQLFSALGEAEKVLSVIGYAVMAMTLLIVVFSLYWSALSRSRDRAVLRALGAGRRDLFGIILAEGVILMLGGILPGSIAGYALFNAIAGALQQKTAIVMASSFGAVEVYTIGAVLLAGILASLAPALHNARTSVAPHL